The DNA sequence AGAGAGAGTTGCCGGGTCTCTGCCGGATCGCATGACGCCGGTGGCTGCGGACGGTTGGAGGCAGCGCCGGTCAACGAGCGGCAACCGGCTGCAAAGTAGCACTCTCTTTTCGCGATGTCAACCGGAATTTATCCCGCTCCGCCTGCCGGGCATCGCATCTTCTCCTGCCGTGCCGGCGGCAGGCGCCGGCTCATTGCCAGGAGGCGCGCAGAATGGCAAGCTGTTTGGCCTGCAGCAGCGTCTGCTGACGAAAGATGATCACCCCGCCGGCCGGGGCCTCCAGAGCATGCAGCACCGCCGCGCTGAATTCGTCATCCGGCACATTGTGGCCGCTGCCGAGATCGGTTTGGATGATGGGCCATACCGGTTTGTTGGTTTCGCTTGCGGTGTATTGCACGAACTGCGAAATCCACTCCACCGGCCGGCCGCACAGTTCATGATAAAGCATGGGTGAGAAAACATCGAAATGGCTGCTGAGACGGCGATAATCCTGGCCCAACACATTGGTGATTGCGCGGCCATATTCTTCGCGCTGCCAGGGCACGGCAAACAGGCCCATGATCACGCCCGGCTTTTTGGCGATGGTCTCCTGCGCCTGCCGGGCAAAATCAGCGATGACCGCGGTTTTGTAGAGCATCCATTCGCGGCGGTGGTGGGTGAGAATCCAGTTGGCCCGGGCAGCGAGCAGACCGGCTTTGGCACCGGCCGGCCCGTCGGTGCTCGTATCCATTGGCAGGTTTTCCGGAATCACCAGGCCGCTGCGGCGTTCGAAATCCGCCAGCGTCGAATCGCAGAAGCAGGTTTCCAGCAACTCGGGGTTGGGTGTTTCCCAGTGTCCGCTGAAGCGCAGAAAGTCGAGCCAGATGCCGTCGAAACCGGCATCGCGTTTTTGTGCAATCTGACGCAGCAGGCGCGGCCAAAAGCTGCGTTGTGTGGGGCAAATGCCGTTGCCGGGCTCTGCCGCCACGCGATTGCCCTGGCGGTCCACCGGGCGGAGTTGAGGATGGCGCCGCCACAGCACGCTGCTCCCGAAGACATTCACCGTGGTGTAGATTTTGACGCCGATGGCCTTGAGCGTCTGGTGCAGCTCCGGCGCAATCGTGTCCACAAACACGGCGTTGATGTTGTTTTGATAAAGCGCGGCCGCGGTTTCTTTGGGCGTGCCGGCGAACGGCCCCTCCGGCGTGAAGCCCCACAAGGCATGGATTTGTGTCTGTGCCCGGGCTGCCGGGTGCGGGCCGCCGCATAAAGTCAGGGTGAGCAGAAAGAGGAGGTAGCGTTTCATGTTGAGTAGCACCGATGAAGGATCCGCATGACTGTCGGGTCTTTGTATCGCAAGATTGCCCGCGAGGCAAGCAACAAGGCCCGGCTTGGCCGCACGCATCCATCCGCGGGCAAACCGGGCACGACACCAAAGGCAGGCAAGGTTGGTCACCCTCCACGTTTTCAAGGTGGCGATGCCTCCGGGCAGAAGCGACGCCGCACACCACCCGGCTCTCAGGCGAGCGCCTCCGCGAGTATTTCGATCACATGCTGCGCCCGGCGGCCGGTGGCATGTTCGATTTGATGCCGGCAACTGAAGCCATTGGCCACCACGCGATGTTGTGCGGGCAGCGCCCTGATTGCGGGAAACAGGCGCAGACCGCCGATTTGCAGGGAGAGCGCGTAATGTTCCTTCTCATAGCCGAACGCGCCCGCCATGCCGCAACAGCCGGAATCCACCTCGGTGACGTTGCAACCCGCCGCCTGCGCGAGCGCGGCTTTCGAAGTCTCCGTGCCGAACAATGCCTTGTGATGGCAGTGGCCGTGATAGAGAATGTCTTGCTGCAGCGGTTTGAAGGCAGTCCGGACCTGGTTGTGCCGGAGATGCTGCAGCACGAAATCCTCGATCAGCAGAAACTGTCCGGCCACTCTTTGCGCTTTGTCGGGCTCGCGCACCAGGTCGGGATAGTCCTCCTTCACCGCCGACACGCAGCTCGGTTCGCAACCGACGATCGTCAAACCCTGCTCGACAAACCGCGCGAGCCGGTCGACGACTGCTTCCGCGCGCGGCCGCGCGGCACGCAACATGCCGTTGGAAATGAGCGGCCGGCCGCAGCAGCCGGCATTGGCCAGCACCACACGATAGCCCAGGGCCTCCAGGACTCTGACCGCTGCTTTGCCGATGTCAGGCTCGTGGTAAGAAAGAAATGTATCATTGAAGAGCACGACTTGCGGACGCCGGTGGTAATTATCATCCGGGATTTTGCGACGCTGGAACCAGCGGCCAAAGCTTTCCGCGGCATAAAGCGGCAGCACGCGGCGACGGTCGATGCCCAGCACCCTTTCCAAAAAACGGCGCAGGGTGCGGCTCTGCAGCAGGCAGTTGCTCAGGCCGGGAAAGAGCGTGCCGAGACGGCCAAGCACCTCCGGCCGTGCGAACAAATGCACGCGCAGCGGCGTGCCATGCTCGTCATAGTAATGCGCCAGAAACTCGTATTTCAATTTGGCAACATCGACATTGGACGGGCATTCCGCCTTGCAGCCCTTGCAGGCCAGGCACAGATCGAACACCTGCTTCAGCCGCGCGGTGGTGAAGCGTTCGGGCGAGATCGCCCCGGTGAGCGCGGCGCGCAGGGCATTGGCGCGGCCGCGGGTGGAGTGTTCCTCGTCGCGCGTTGCCATGTAGGAGGGGCACATGGTGCCACCCAGGGTTTTGCGGCAGGCCCCCACACCGGTGCACATTTCGACGGCGCGGTCAAAACCACCATCCGCTTGAAAGTGAAAGTGCGTGTACAGCGGCCGGGTGTGATAGTGCGGGCCAATGCGCAAATTCTCCGCAATGTCCTGCGCGTCTACGATCTTGCCGGGGTTGAAGCGATTGTGCGGATCGAAGGCGGCTTTGACTTCGCGAAACGCCTGATAGAGTCGGGGGCCGAAGAAGACGGGATTGTGAAAGCTGCGTACCAGACCGTCGCCGTGTTCGCCGCTCATCATGCCGCCATAGTGCATCACCCGCGCCAGCACCTGTTGGGAAATGCTGCGCATCAGGCGCACGTCCTCGGCTTGCTTGAGATTGATGATCGGTCGCACGTGCAACAGCCCGACACTGGCGTGGGCATAAAGCGAGACTTCCCGGCCGTGGCGGTGCACGATGTCGATCACCTCGCGGATGTAATCCGGCAGCACCGCCACCGGCACCGCGGCATCCTCGATGAACGGCAGCGGCTTGAAATCGCCCTTCATGCCCAGCATCAATCCCAGGCCGGCCTTGCGCAGGCTCCACACCGTGTTTTGTTCCGCGCTGCCCAGCGCGCGGGTGCAGGCGTAGGCGCGATGCTGCCGCTGCAACTCGCCGCCCAGCCTGTCGAGTTTGGGCAGGATTTCGTCGGGGTGCTCGCCAAAAAATTCGATCACCAGCATGGCCTGCGGGCTGCCCTGCACGAAGGCCGCCGCGCGCTTGCGCTGCTCGAGGTTTTGCGCCGCCAGGCTGAGAATGAGATGATCGAGCAATTCCACCGCTGCCGGTTGATACTCCAAAATGGCGGCGGTGGCACGCAGGGCGTCGAAGAGATCATGAAAATGCGCGAGCAACAGCGCCGTGGCCTTGGGCAGCGGCGCCAGGCGCACTTTGGCCGCGGTGATGAAAGCGAGTGTGCCCTCCGAACCGCACAGAAGTTTGGCGAGATTCCACTCGCTTTGATCGAGCAACTCGTCGAGCGCGTAGCCGCCGGCGCGGCGCATCACCCTGGGAAAGCGTGCCCGAATTTCATCGGCATGGGTGTGCACGATACGCTTCATCTCGCGATAAATCCGGCCTTCGAGATCCGGCTGCCGGCCTTTCGCCGCGCAAGCCGCCGGGGACAGGGCCGCAAACTCCACCGCGCTGCCGTCGGAGAGCACGGCCTCCAGCGCCAGCACCTGATCGACGGTCTTGCCGTAGCGGATCGAATGCGCACCGGAGGAATTGTTGGCGATCATGCCGCCCACCGTGGCGCGATTGGAAGTGGCGACATCCGGTGTGAAATGCAGACCGCTGGCTTTGAGCTGCTCGTTCAGGTTGTCGCGCACGATCCCCGGTTCCACCTGCACCCACTGTTCCTCCAGGTTGCATGCCA is a window from the candidate division KSB1 bacterium genome containing:
- a CDS encoding putative glycoside hydrolase, producing MKRYLLFLLTLTLCGGPHPAARAQTQIHALWGFTPEGPFAGTPKETAAALYQNNINAVFVDTIAPELHQTLKAIGVKIYTTVNVFGSSVLWRRHPQLRPVDRQGNRVAAEPGNGICPTQRSFWPRLLRQIAQKRDAGFDGIWLDFLRFSGHWETPNPELLETCFCDSTLADFERRSGLVIPENLPMDTSTDGPAGAKAGLLAARANWILTHHRREWMLYKTAVIADFARQAQETIAKKPGVIMGLFAVPWQREEYGRAITNVLGQDYRRLSSHFDVFSPMLYHELCGRPVEWISQFVQYTASETNKPVWPIIQTDLGSGHNVPDDEFSAAVLHALEAPAGGVIIFRQQTLLQAKQLAILRASWQ
- a CDS encoding FAD-binding protein; this encodes MKISDAVKLEAELKRKLRGEVLFDEVTRYLYSTDASLYQIRPVGVVLPRDREEAIQAIRTALKYEVAILPRGGGTSLAGQAVGQALVVDCSKYLTRVLACNLEEQWVQVEPGIVRDNLNEQLKASGLHFTPDVATSNRATVGGMIANNSSGAHSIRYGKTVDQVLALEAVLSDGSAVEFAALSPAACAAKGRQPDLEGRIYREMKRIVHTHADEIRARFPRVMRRAGGYALDELLDQSEWNLAKLLCGSEGTLAFITAAKVRLAPLPKATALLLAHFHDLFDALRATAAILEYQPAAVELLDHLILSLAAQNLEQRKRAAAFVQGSPQAMLVIEFFGEHPDEILPKLDRLGGELQRQHRAYACTRALGSAEQNTVWSLRKAGLGLMLGMKGDFKPLPFIEDAAVPVAVLPDYIREVIDIVHRHGREVSLYAHASVGLLHVRPIINLKQAEDVRLMRSISQQVLARVMHYGGMMSGEHGDGLVRSFHNPVFFGPRLYQAFREVKAAFDPHNRFNPGKIVDAQDIAENLRIGPHYHTRPLYTHFHFQADGGFDRAVEMCTGVGACRKTLGGTMCPSYMATRDEEHSTRGRANALRAALTGAISPERFTTARLKQVFDLCLACKGCKAECPSNVDVAKLKYEFLAHYYDEHGTPLRVHLFARPEVLGRLGTLFPGLSNCLLQSRTLRRFLERVLGIDRRRVLPLYAAESFGRWFQRRKIPDDNYHRRPQVVLFNDTFLSYHEPDIGKAAVRVLEALGYRVVLANAGCCGRPLISNGMLRAARPRAEAVVDRLARFVEQGLTIVGCEPSCVSAVKEDYPDLVREPDKAQRVAGQFLLIEDFVLQHLRHNQVRTAFKPLQQDILYHGHCHHKALFGTETSKAALAQAAGCNVTEVDSGCCGMAGAFGYEKEHYALSLQIGGLRLFPAIRALPAQHRVVANGFSCRHQIEHATGRRAQHVIEILAEALA